ATCGCTCTCCTGAACGAATGGGGTCTCGTGGACGTGATCATCGCGGGTCGCGGGGGCGGATCGCTGGAGGATCTCTGGGCGTTCAACGAGGAAGCGGTCGTGCGCGCCATCGCGGGATCGCGGATTCCCGTGGTCTCGGCGGTCGGGCATGAGGTCGACGTGACGCTCGCCGACCTCGCGGCGGACCTGCGCGCGGCAACGCCCACGCACGCGGCACAGCAGGTGGTCCCGGCCCGCGAGGACGTCCGGGCCGCGCTGGAGGACCTCTCGAAACACGCGCGGGAGCGGCTCCGTCGAGAGCTCCGCGAGGCCGCCGCTCAGCTCGCCGGCATCCGAAATCACCATGCGCTCCGCGATCCGGCGCGGCGCGTCCAGGATAACCGCCGTGCGTTGGACGATATCGCGGACGGGCTGACGCGGGGACTCTCGGACTGGGTGCTCGTTCGCCGCCGACGCCTGGAGGGATACGCGGGCGTGCTCCAGGCGTTCACCCCCTCCCACGTGATGGAGCGTTCCCGTGAGCGCGTGCAGACCCTGGATCATCGGCTTCGGACGAGTGCGTCCGGGCTGGTCGGCCGGCTTCTGGAGCAGGTTCGCGGGCGTGGCCGGCTGTTGGAATCCTACGATTATCGCGGAGTGCTCAAGCGGGGTTACGCCCTTGTCTGGGACGCCGAGGGCCGGCGGCTCGTGCAGCGGGGTCTGCCGCTCCGGCCCGAGGAAGCGATCCGGGTCCAGTTTCAAGATGCGCAGGCGGACGCGCGCGTGACGCGCGTGCGGCCGCTCGCCGCGGAGGAGACGACATGAAGCGCAAGGGAACGGCGGTCCCGCCGTCCGATACGCCCGGCGACGCACGCACGTTCGAAGCCATGATGGAGCGCCTCCAGGAGCTCGTCGCCCGGCTGGAGACGGGGAATCTGACGCTGGAGGAATCGATCCAGTCGTTCGAGGAGGGAATGGCGCTCGTCCGCAAGTGCACCGGGGTGCTGAGCCAAGCGGAGCAGCGCATCCTCAAGCTCACTCGAGACGCGACCGGGGAGCCGGTCGCCGTGCCACTGGAGGAGGAGGGTGAGGAAGAGGGTGGCGACGAGCTCCCGTTTTGAGCGTTATCTCGCGAAGGTCCGGCCTCGGATCGACGCCGCGCTCGACCGCCTTCTGCCGCCCGCGGCTCGGGAGCCTCGTCCGCTCCACCGCGCGATGCGCTACAGCGTCTTCGCCGGCGGAAAGCGCATTCGTCCGGCCCTCTGCCTCCTGGCCTGCGAGTCGGTTCTCGGACGCGGTGGGCCGGCCATGGAAGCCGCGGCCGCCCTCGAGATGATTCATACCTTCAGCCTCATCCACGACGACCTTCCGGGCATGGACGACGACGACTGGAGACGCGGCCGGCCCACGAACCACAAGGTGTTCGGCGAGGGAATGGCGATCCTCGCCGGCGATGCGCTCCTCTCCTTGGCTTACGAGACGCTCGCGCGGGCCCCGATCGGCCGCCTCCGCGATCCCCGCCCGCTCATGGAGACCGTCACCCGGGCGACCGGGGCGGACGGAATGATCGGGGGCCAGGCGATGGACCTCCTCCTCGAAGGCAAGAGGGTGTCGCTGCGCGGGGTCTATGCGATGCACCGGCGAAAGACGGGTGCCCTCCTGCGCGCGTCCCTTCGGCTGGGCGCGCAGATCGGGGGAGCGAAGGCGGCGGAGCTACGGGCGTTCGACGCCTACGGCGGTCGCATCGGCCTCGCGTTCCAGATCGTCGACGACCTGCTGAACGTCCGCTCGACGCGGAAGCGGATGGGGAAGAGCGCGGGATCGGATCGGGCCCGGGGCAAGGCCACCGCCCCCGGCCGCGCCGGACCTGCCCGGGCCGAGCGGGACGCGGCGAAGCTCCTTCGCGAGGCGGCCCGGATGGCCCCCCGTCTGGGGCGCCGCGCCGCCGAATTCGAATCGCTGGCGGATTACCTGCTGCACCGGACCCACTAGGGGAGGACCCGTGGCGGTCGACGTCGCCTCCAGCCCGCTCTTCCACGCGCTTTCGTGCGGTTTTCTCGTGCAGATGAGCAAGGTGTTGACCTTCCTCGTGCGAGAGAAGAAAATCAACGTACGGCGCTTCGTGGAGACGGGCGGAATGCCCAGCTCGCATGCGGCTTCGGTGTGCGCGCTCACCACGTGCGTGGGGTTTCGTGAAGGGGTCGGTTCGGTGCTGTTCGGCGTCGTCCTCTTCTTCAGCCTGATCGTGATGTACGACGCCGCTGGCCTAAGACGAGCGGCGGGCCGCCAGGCCACGCTACTCAACCGGATTCTTCACGAGCACATCCAGCTGCCGGGGCAGCCGCACGAGCGGCTCCGGGAGCTGTTGGGTCATACGCCGATCGAGGTGCTCGTGGGAGCGATCATCGGCGTCCTCTACTCATTCGCGATCTACCGTCCGCCGGGAGGCATGTGAGCACGAACCATCTGGCCGGCATCAAGGACCCAAGCGATCTCAAGCGGCTCCCCAGGGAGGCGCTCCCGGAGCTCGCGCAGGAAATCCGGGACCGGATCATCCAGGTCGTCTCGTGCACGGGCGGGCATCTCGCCCCAAGCCTCGGCACGGTGGAGATCACGATCGCGCTCCACGCGATCTACGATACCCCCCGGGACATCCTCATCTGGGACGTGGGCCACCAGGCCTATGGGCACAAGATCCTGACCGGCCGGAATTCCCGGTTCGACACGCTCCGTCAGGAAGGCGGCCTCTCCGGCTTTCCGCGTCGCATGGAGAGCGAGTACGACGCGTTCGGCACGGCCCACGCTTCCACCGCGATCTCGGCGGCCCTGGGATTCGCGTGCGCGCGGGACTTAGCGCGCGGGAATCACAGCGTGATCGCCGTGGTGGGGGACGGGGCGCTGACCGGAGGGCTCGCCTACGAGGGGCTAAACCAGGCGGGCGCTCTCGGCACGGATCTTTTGGTCGTGCTGAACGACAATTCGATGTCGATCTCCCCAAATGTCGGAGCGATCGCGCGCTACTTGACGCGGCTCTCCTCCTCGCCGACCTATCGGCGCCTGGAGCACGACGTGTGGGAGCTCTTGGGCAAGGTTCCGGCGGGGGGACGCGCCCGGAAGCTCGTGAGCCGGGTGAAGGAAGGGATGAAGAACCTCATCATCCCCAACATTCTCTTCGAGGAGCTCGGCTTCAAGTATTACGGTCCGATCGACGGCCACGATCTTCCCAACCTGCTCGAGATCCTGAGCCAGCTCAAGGAAGTGAAGGGACCGGTGCTCCTCCACACGCTCACCCGCAAGGGGAAGGGATACAAATTCTCGGAGGACGACGCGCGGAAATACCACGGCGTCGCCTCCTTCGACAAGCTGACGGGGGCCAGCGCGAAGAAGCCGGCCGCGCCCACGTACACCGAGGTCTACGGCCAGACGCTCCTCCAGATCGCGGCGAACGATCCGAAGATCGTCGCGATCAGCGCCGCGATGGCGGACGGGACCGGTCTCGCGAAGTTCGCGACGACCTATCCGGACCGATTCCACGACGTGGGGATCGCGGAGCAGCACGCCACGTGCTTCGCCGCCGGGATGGCGGCGGCCGGAGCCAAACCTTTCGCCACGATCTACTCCACGTTCCTCCAGCGCGCGTACGACCAGATCGTCCACGACGTCGCGGTCCAACGGCTCCCCGTCCGATTCGCGCTGGACCGGGCCGGGTTCGTCGGCGAGGACGGCGCGACGCACCACGGCCTCTTCGACATCCCATATCTTCGCTGCCTCCCCGGGTTCGTGCTCATGGCCCCCAAGGACGAGAACGAGCTCCGGCACATGCTGGCGACCATGGCGGCTTACGATCAGGGGCCGATCGCGGTCAGGTACCCGCGAGGAAGCGGGCGCGGCGTGTCCATGGATGAAGAGCTCCGGGTGCTGCCGATCGGCGAGGGAGAGCTGGTCCGGCCCGGCAACGACCTGCTCCTCGTCGCGTACGGCACCATGGTGGCGACGGCGGAGCGGACCGCCCAGCTGCTCGCGGGCCGAGGGCTGAGCGCGGCCGTCATCAACGCGAGGTTCGCGAAGCCGCTCGACGAGCGCCTCATCATCGAGTGGGCACGCCGCGTGCCGCGCGTCGCGACGATGGAGGAGGGGGCGATCTCCGGAGGGTTCGGTGAGGCGGTCCTCGAGCTCTTCTCGCGCCATCCGATCCCCGGACTCAAGGCCCGCTGCTTCGGCGTACCCGACCGCTTCTTCGATCACGCGACCCGCGAGTCCCTGTTGAGGGCCGCCGGATTGACGCCCGAACCCATCGCCGCCGAGCTGGAATGCTGGCTCCGCGACGAGCCCCGAACGACCCCGGAACCCATCGCCCCCGCCGTCACGAACGCATGACCCTCCCGCCCCGCCACGTGGGGATCTTCGGGAACCGGGACAAGGACGAGGTTCGCGCGCTCCTCCCGTCGCTCCTCCGCTGGATCCATTCGAAGGGCCGCCGCGCCACGGTGGACCGGAGCCTGGCCCGGGGCGTTCGCGGAGCAGGTCCCGGTCTGCCGCTCACGACGCTCGTGAAGCGGGTCGATGTCCTCCTGGTTCTCGGAGGGGACGGGGCGATGCTCCACGCGGCGCGGGCGGCGAGCCGGACCGGCGTGCCGATCTTCGGAATCAATCTGGGCGGGCTCGGCTTTCTGACGGACACGAACGAGGAATCGCTCTACCCGGTGCTCACCCGGCTCTTTCGGGGCGAGTTCCAGGTGGAGCGGCGGATCATGGTGGAGGCGGTCGTTCGGCAGCGCGGAACCCAACGCGCCTGGATGGCGGTCGGTCTCAACGACGCTGTCATCCACGCGCGCGATCGGTCGCGGGTCGTCGCGATCGACATCGGCATCGGACGGACGCCGATCGGGACGTTGGTGGCCGACGGGCTCATCGTCGCCACCCCGACCGGATCCACGGCCTACTCGCTCTCCGCGGGCGGGCCGATCGTCCGGCCGACCATGGAGGCCCTCATCACCACGCCGATCAGCCCGCACACGCTGGCGTTCCGCCCACTCCTCGTCGGCGCCGACGAGTCGGTGCGGGTGCGCGTGCGATCGGGCCACGCCCCGGCGGCCATCACGGTGGACGGCCAGCTCTCGCGTGAACTGGCGACGAGCGACGAGGTGACGATCCGCCGCGCGAAATCGCACGTGGATCTCCTGGTTCTCGAGCGCGGGTCGTTCTACGAGGTGCTCCGCTCGAAGTTCGCTTGGGCGGAGCTGCCGCGCTCCCGAACGCGACGCGGGTGACCGAATGCTCTCGTGGCTCTCGATCCAGGGGCTCGCTCTTGTGGAATCGGTCGAGCTCGCCTTCGACCCCGGCCTGAACGTCCTCACCGGTGAGACCGGCGCTGGAAAGTCGCTCATTCTAGGATCGATCGGGCTCCTCCTGGGCGAGCGCGCGGACGCGGCCTGGCTCCGCTCGGGCGAGGAGCGGGGCTCGGTCGACGGGACCTTCGAGCTCAAGGACAGGCCGGACTTAGTCGAGTCGCTGCTCCCGCTCGGCGTCGAGCCCGAGGATGGACGGCTCCTCCTTCGGCGCGAGATTCATCCCGACGGGAAGAGCCGGGCGTTCGTGAACGGAAGGCCCTCGCCCGCCTCCCTCCTCAAGACGGTGGGGGACCTGCTCGTCGACCTGCACGGCCAGCACGAGCACCAGCTGCTCCTAAGCCCGGACCGGCAAGCCGACTTCTTCGACGCGTGGGCGGGTCTCCTGGGCGAGCGCCGCGCATTGGAAGAAGAGCGTAGCGCCCTCGTCGAGGAGCGCCAGCAGCTGCGCCGGGAGCGGGAGCGCTGGGAACGGGAGCGCGCCGACGAGGCGACCATCCGGGAGGACTACGAAGAGCTTCGTGTCGCGGCGCTCCATCCGGATGAGGAAGAGAACGCGAAGCGGGACCGCGCGCGCCTTCAGCATCGGGGGCGCCTCCTTCAGGGTTTCGCTGACGCCCGCCGAGGCCTCGCCGGCGAGGAGACCGGCGCCTCGGAGCGGCTGAAAGGGGCGGTCCGGGCAATCCGGGCCCTCGAGAGCCTGGACCCGGATACTTCGTCCCTCGCCGCGGAGGCCGAGCGGATCCTGGACGAGGTTGGCGAGCTCGATGGACGTCTCGAGCGGATGGAGGACGGCCTCTCGGAGGAGCCCGTGGACCTCGAGGCGCTCGAGGCGAGGCTGGACCTGCTCCACCGACTGAAGCGAAAGCACCGGACCGACGTGCCGGGGCTCCTGACGCTCCGGGACACGCTCGAGACGAAGGTGCGGGACTTCGACCCCGCCGGGCGCGAGCTCACGCAGGCGGAGCGGGCCCACGACGATCGCCTCCAGAGGTTCGAGCTCAGGTTGGACGCGCTGATGACGCACCGAGGCGACCGCTTCGGGGCGTTCCAAGAGGACGTGGGCGCGCGGCTCTCGCGGGTCGGGTTCTCGCGCGCCGCGCTCCGGGTCCGCGCGGCGGAGGTCGACCGATCCCGGGCGGCGGTTGACCCCGCCGCGATCCCGACCCTAGAATTCGCGTTCCAACCGAATCCGGGCGAGGCGGAGCGCCCGCTCCGACGAATCGCGTCCGGGGGAGAGCTCTCGCGGGTGATGCTGGCAATCAAATCGTTGATGGCGGAGCGCGATCAGGTGGCTGTCCTCGTATTCGACGAGGTCGACCAGGGGATCGGCGGCGCCGCGGGAGAGGAAGTGGGCCGACTGCTTCGCACGCTCGGTGAACGTCGTCAGGTGCTCTGCATCACGCATCTGCCCCTCATCGCGGCCTATGGCACGCGGCACTTCGAGGTGTCCAAGCAGACGCGGAAGGGGAGGACCACGTCCACGGTCCGGGCGCTGGCTCCCGACGAACGGGAGCTTGAGGTGGCACGATTGCTCGCGGGGGACCGCGTGACGCCGACGACGCGGAAGCAGGCGCGGGAGCTCCTCGACGCGGCCGGCGAGGCGCGCGCCGGTACGCCGACGCGCGTCCGGGGAGCGGGGGCGCGGGCCGCGGGGGCGCGGGGCGCATGATCGGTCCGACCCTGGAGGAATACCGGCGATACGCGCGCGATTCGAACCTGGTCCCGGTCACGCGGGAGATCCTGGCCGACTTTGACACGCCCGTCTCCGCCTTTGCCAAGCTGAATCGCGGGGATGCCTCGTTCCTCCTGGAGAGCCTGGAGGGAGGGGAGACGTGGGGCCGGTTCTCGATCCTCGGCTTTCGACCGTCGATCGAGTTCCGCTCCAAGGGAACGGCCATCGAGATCCACAAGACCCAGCGTCTGACCTCGGATGACCCTCTCGAAGCCCTCCGGTCCCTGCTGAGCGAGTTCCGTGCGGCCCCGGTTCCGGGGCTCCCGCGGTTCAGCGGCGGAGCCGTGGGACTGATCGGCTACGACTACGTCCGATTCCTAGAGAAGCTCCCGGCCCGGCTGAGCGACGATCTCAGCCATCCTGACCTCCACTTCGTCTTCCCCGACATCGTGCTGGTGTTCGACAATTTCCGCCATCGCCTCAGGTTCGTGGTTTGGAGCCGTCCCGATAAGGACCCGGACCGGACGTACCGGGAGGCGGTCGCGGCCATCGACGAAATGGTGGCGCGTCTTGGGGCCCCGCTCCCCGCGGCTCCTCCGACGCCTCATCTGAATGGCGATGTAAAGTTCACAAGCACCATGGGTGAAAAAGCTTACAAAGGCGCAGTATTGAAGGCCAAGGAACACATCCGGGCCGGAGACGTGGTCCAGGTCGTGCTCGCGCACCGGCTCGAGGCGGCTGTCCCGGTGGCCCCGTTCGACGTCTACAGGGCGCTCCGCGTTCTGAATCCGTCGCCCTATATGTTCTATCTACGGTTCGGCGAGCGGGCCGTGGCAGGCTCATCGCCCGAGATCCTGATCCGGGTCAGCGGGGATCGGATCTCGCTTCGACCCATCGCGGGCACTCGTGCCCGGGGCGCCGACCCGGAGAAGGACGAGGCCCTGAGCCGGGAGCTTATGGCGAGCGAGAAGGACCGCGCGGAGCACGTGATGCTGGTCGACCTGGGGCGAAACGACGTCGGGCGGGTCGCGCGCATCGGAAGCGTGAAGACGACCGCCTTCATGACCCTGGAGCGCTACTCCCACGTGATGCACCTGGTGAGTCACGTGGAGGGGAAGCTCCGCGAAGGCCTCGGCCCCTTCGACGTACTGCGCGCCTGCTTTCCCGCGGGCACCGTCAGCGGAGCGCCCAAGAAGCGCGCGATGGAGCTGATCGAGGAGCTGGAGGGAGCGCGTCGCGGTGCCTACGCGGGCGCGATGGGCTACTTCGATTTTCACGGGAACGCCGATTTCTGCATTACGATCCGGACCGCTGTCTTCGACGGCGGCCGCGTTCAGTGCGGGGTCGGGGCAGGGATCGTGGCCGATTCCGATCCGGACGAGGAATGGACGGAGACGCAGAACAAGGGGCGCGCGGTCGAGGAGGCCGTTCGTCTCGCGGCTCGGGGGCTCGACACGTGATCGTGATGATCGACAACTACGACTCCTTCACCTGGAACCTCGTGCAGTATTTCGGGGAGCTTGGCGACACGCCTGTCGTGAAGCGAAACGACGCGATCACGGTCGACGAGATCCTCGCGATGCGGCCGCGGGCGATCGTCATCTCGCCGGGGCCGGGCCGTCCCGCCGCGGCGGGCGTGAGCTCAGACGTCGTGAAGCGCTGCTCCGGGAAGATCCCGATCCTCGGCGTCTGCCTGGGGCACCAGTGCATCGGAGAGGTCTTCGGCGGCAAGGTCGTCCAGGCGGAGCGCTTGGTGCATGGGAAGACCTCCGCCGTCATCCACACTGGGCGCGGGCTCTTCCTCGACATCGACAATCCGTTCCAGGCCACGCGGTATCACTCGTTGATCGTGGCACGCGAGGGTCTCCCGGACTCGCTGCAAGTGATGGCCTGGACCCCGGAGAACGAGATCATGGCGCTCCGGCACAAGGAGCACGAGACGTGGGGAGTCCAATTTCATCCCGAATCGATCCTCACGACGGTCGGGAAGGACATCCTCCGAAACTTCCTCCTCCTTCTGCCAGCACCCACGCCCGCCGGAGGGCGATGATCCGCGAGCTCCTCCCGCGGCTCCTGCGCGGAGATCGGCTCACCCGCGAGGAAGCGGCGGCGGCGATCGGCTCCATCGTCCGCGGTGAAAACGACAACACCGTGGTCGCGGCCTTCCTGGTCTGCTTGGCGCAGCGCGGAGAGTCGGACGAGGAGCTGACCGGTGGGGCCGAGGCGCTCCGCGCCGCGGCCGTTCCGTTCCCGGCGACGAAGGGGCCGATCCTCGATACCTGCGGCACGGGTGGGGACGGCTCGGTCAGGACCGAGATCGCGGACGCTCCAGCCTTCTCGTAGGCCATCGCGATCGCGGCCGGCTCGTACTGCTCTCGAAGAACGCCGGCGCTGGGCGACGAACGCTTCACCTCGGCGCCAAGATCGAGATCGGACCTCACGGCGCCGCGCGCGCGCTCGCCGAGACCGGCTTTTGCTTTCTCTTCGCGAGGCGGTTTCACCCGTCGATGCGAAACGTGGCTTTCGTGCGGGAATCGCTTGGCGTCCGAACCCTTTTCAACTGGCTCGGCCCCCTCGCCAATCCGGCGCGCGCGACGCACCAACTGGTCGGTGTCCCGGAGCGGTCCCGGCTCGAGGCCATGGCGCGCGTCCTCCAGGCCCTGGGGGTCTCGCGGGCGCTCGTGGTCCACGGCGCCGGCGGCCTCGACGAGCTCTCCCTCGAGTCGGGCAATGAGGCGTTCCTTGTAGAGCAGGGGAGCGCGCCTCGCCCGGTATCGATCGAAGCCGCCGCGCTTGGGCTGGCGCCGGCTCCGGCCCCGGCGCTCGGCGGGGGAGACGCGGCACAGAACGCGGTCCACGTGCGCGCTGTCCTATCGGGGGAACGGGGCCCGCGACGGGATGCGGTGGTCTTGAACGCGGCCGCGGCCCTCTGGATCGCCCAGCGGGCCTCGAGCCTGGAAGAGGGCGCGCGCCTCGCGGCGGAGTCGCTTGACTCGGGCGCGGCGAAGAGCACGCTTGAGCGTTACGTCGAGATTTCCCAGACGGCAGGGGAGGAATAGTGGACTTCCTTACCACCATGGCTCGCGAGCG
Above is a window of Candidatus Eisenbacteria bacterium DNA encoding:
- a CDS encoding NAD(+)/NADH kinase, producing the protein MLAPRRAPNDPGTHRPRRHERMTLPPRHVGIFGNRDKDEVRALLPSLLRWIHSKGRRATVDRSLARGVRGAGPGLPLTTLVKRVDVLLVLGGDGAMLHAARAASRTGVPIFGINLGGLGFLTDTNEESLYPVLTRLFRGEFQVERRIMVEAVVRQRGTQRAWMAVGLNDAVIHARDRSRVVAIDIGIGRTPIGTLVADGLIVATPTGSTAYSLSAGGPIVRPTMEALITTPISPHTLAFRPLLVGADESVRVRVRSGHAPAAITVDGQLSRELATSDEVTIRRAKSHVDLLVLERGSFYEVLRSKFAWAELPRSRTRRG
- a CDS encoding polyprenyl synthetase family protein, with the protein product MATSSRFERYLAKVRPRIDAALDRLLPPAAREPRPLHRAMRYSVFAGGKRIRPALCLLACESVLGRGGPAMEAAAALEMIHTFSLIHDDLPGMDDDDWRRGRPTNHKVFGEGMAILAGDALLSLAYETLARAPIGRLRDPRPLMETVTRATGADGMIGGQAMDLLLEGKRVSLRGVYAMHRRKTGALLRASLRLGAQIGGAKAAELRAFDAYGGRIGLAFQIVDDLLNVRSTRKRMGKSAGSDRARGKATAPGRAGPARAERDAAKLLREAARMAPRLGRRAAEFESLADYLLHRTH
- a CDS encoding exodeoxyribonuclease VII small subunit; translated protein: MKRKGTAVPPSDTPGDARTFEAMMERLQELVARLETGNLTLEESIQSFEEGMALVRKCTGVLSQAEQRILKLTRDATGEPVAVPLEEEGEEEGGDELPF
- the trpD gene encoding anthranilate phosphoribosyltransferase, whose amino-acid sequence is MLGAARRVGRGADRWGRGAPRRGRSVPGDEGADPRYLRHGWGRLGQDRDRGRSSLLVGHRDRGRLVLLSKNAGAGRRTLHLGAKIEIGPHGAARALAETGFCFLFARRFHPSMRNVAFVRESLGVRTLFNWLGPLANPARATHQLVGVPERSRLEAMARVLQALGVSRALVVHGAGGLDELSLESGNEAFLVEQGSAPRPVSIEAAALGLAPAPAPALGGGDAAQNAVHVRAVLSGERGPRRDAVVLNAAAALWIAQRASSLEEGARLAAESLDSGAAKSTLERYVEISQTAGEE
- the trpE gene encoding anthranilate synthase component I, which gives rise to MIGPTLEEYRRYARDSNLVPVTREILADFDTPVSAFAKLNRGDASFLLESLEGGETWGRFSILGFRPSIEFRSKGTAIEIHKTQRLTSDDPLEALRSLLSEFRAAPVPGLPRFSGGAVGLIGYDYVRFLEKLPARLSDDLSHPDLHFVFPDIVLVFDNFRHRLRFVVWSRPDKDPDRTYREAVAAIDEMVARLGAPLPAAPPTPHLNGDVKFTSTMGEKAYKGAVLKAKEHIRAGDVVQVVLAHRLEAAVPVAPFDVYRALRVLNPSPYMFYLRFGERAVAGSSPEILIRVSGDRISLRPIAGTRARGADPEKDEALSRELMASEKDRAEHVMLVDLGRNDVGRVARIGSVKTTAFMTLERYSHVMHLVSHVEGKLREGLGPFDVLRACFPAGTVSGAPKKRAMELIEELEGARRGAYAGAMGYFDFHGNADFCITIRTAVFDGGRVQCGVGAGIVADSDPDEEWTETQNKGRAVEEAVRLAARGLDT
- the recN gene encoding DNA repair protein RecN — encoded protein: MLSWLSIQGLALVESVELAFDPGLNVLTGETGAGKSLILGSIGLLLGERADAAWLRSGEERGSVDGTFELKDRPDLVESLLPLGVEPEDGRLLLRREIHPDGKSRAFVNGRPSPASLLKTVGDLLVDLHGQHEHQLLLSPDRQADFFDAWAGLLGERRALEEERSALVEERQQLRRERERWERERADEATIREDYEELRVAALHPDEEENAKRDRARLQHRGRLLQGFADARRGLAGEETGASERLKGAVRAIRALESLDPDTSSLAAEAERILDEVGELDGRLERMEDGLSEEPVDLEALEARLDLLHRLKRKHRTDVPGLLTLRDTLETKVRDFDPAGRELTQAERAHDDRLQRFELRLDALMTHRGDRFGAFQEDVGARLSRVGFSRAALRVRAAEVDRSRAAVDPAAIPTLEFAFQPNPGEAERPLRRIASGGELSRVMLAIKSLMAERDQVAVLVFDEVDQGIGGAAGEEVGRLLRTLGERRQVLCITHLPLIAAYGTRHFEVSKQTRKGRTTSTVRALAPDERELEVARLLAGDRVTPTTRKQARELLDAAGEARAGTPTRVRGAGARAAGARGA
- a CDS encoding aminodeoxychorismate/anthranilate synthase component II produces the protein MIVMIDNYDSFTWNLVQYFGELGDTPVVKRNDAITVDEILAMRPRAIVISPGPGRPAAAGVSSDVVKRCSGKIPILGVCLGHQCIGEVFGGKVVQAERLVHGKTSAVIHTGRGLFLDIDNPFQATRYHSLIVAREGLPDSLQVMAWTPENEIMALRHKEHETWGVQFHPESILTTVGKDILRNFLLLLPAPTPAGGR
- a CDS encoding divergent PAP2 family protein, which encodes MSKVLTFLVREKKINVRRFVETGGMPSSHAASVCALTTCVGFREGVGSVLFGVVLFFSLIVMYDAAGLRRAAGRQATLLNRILHEHIQLPGQPHERLRELLGHTPIEVLVGAIIGVLYSFAIYRPPGGM
- the dxs gene encoding 1-deoxy-D-xylulose-5-phosphate synthase — protein: MAGIKDPSDLKRLPREALPELAQEIRDRIIQVVSCTGGHLAPSLGTVEITIALHAIYDTPRDILIWDVGHQAYGHKILTGRNSRFDTLRQEGGLSGFPRRMESEYDAFGTAHASTAISAALGFACARDLARGNHSVIAVVGDGALTGGLAYEGLNQAGALGTDLLVVLNDNSMSISPNVGAIARYLTRLSSSPTYRRLEHDVWELLGKVPAGGRARKLVSRVKEGMKNLIIPNILFEELGFKYYGPIDGHDLPNLLEILSQLKEVKGPVLLHTLTRKGKGYKFSEDDARKYHGVASFDKLTGASAKKPAAPTYTEVYGQTLLQIAANDPKIVAISAAMADGTGLAKFATTYPDRFHDVGIAEQHATCFAAGMAAAGAKPFATIYSTFLQRAYDQIVHDVAVQRLPVRFALDRAGFVGEDGATHHGLFDIPYLRCLPGFVLMAPKDENELRHMLATMAAYDQGPIAVRYPRGSGRGVSMDEELRVLPIGEGELVRPGNDLLLVAYGTMVATAERTAQLLAGRGLSAAVINARFAKPLDERLIIEWARRVPRVATMEEGAISGGFGEAVLELFSRHPIPGLKARCFGVPDRFFDHATRESLLRAAGLTPEPIAAELECWLRDEPRTTPEPIAPAVTNA
- the xseA gene encoding exodeoxyribonuclease VII large subunit, encoding MRDHAGPRRGRSDDRGDAPTESRRRRRSRRGALVSARSNVARLTPREGEPRVYSVSEIAQAIKLSLEDSFPSVVVQGEISGLNRHRQSGHVYFDLKDEQARIRVALFKSKVRSAHDALSDGIAVQVEGRIDFYGPRGEVSLLADRVSPLGYGALQARFDALKRKLEAEGLFREDRKRPLPAYPTRVGIVTSPGAAALRDMLRILRHRAPYVRITLAPAAVQGEAAAREIASAIALLNEWGLVDVIIAGRGGGSLEDLWAFNEEAVVRAIAGSRIPVVSAVGHEVDVTLADLAADLRAATPTHAAQQVVPAREDVRAALEDLSKHARERLRRELREAAAQLAGIRNHHALRDPARRVQDNRRALDDIADGLTRGLSDWVLVRRRRLEGYAGVLQAFTPSHVMERSRERVQTLDHRLRTSASGLVGRLLEQVRGRGRLLESYDYRGVLKRGYALVWDAEGRRLVQRGLPLRPEEAIRVQFQDAQADARVTRVRPLAAEETT